The following proteins come from a genomic window of Larimichthys crocea isolate SSNF chromosome XV, L_crocea_2.0, whole genome shotgun sequence:
- the LOC104935848 gene encoding glutamate receptor-interacting protein 2 isoform X10: MLCGLRRDTKNSIEEYRGVTTVDLMKREGSSLGLTISGGSDKDGKPRVSNLRPGGLAARSDQLNVGDYIKSVNGINLSKLRHDEIISLLKNIGERVVLEVEYELPPYVQNPSGVITKTIEVCLHKEGNSFGFVMRGGFHEDWRRSRPLVVTCVRPGGPADREGTLKAGDRVLSIDGMPLNREKHADALTMLMQSGQESLFLIEYDVSVMEAVQQASGPLLVEIVKSHSSSLGISLTTTIYRSKQVIIIDKIKAASVVERCGALHVGDILLSIDGTSTEHCSLMEATQLLASTSDVVKLEILPASQSRLPVRPQDTVKVQKSNHHHWDQSSNYCHPPHASHCKTWSSPSHPHNQQDHCKSLVSGGFSPSSTATSGFSSQGSNTLPCPIPQIVPTSPRSSTGKRRNRKKDHKSSLSLASSSVGPGGQVFHVETSEVVLRGDPLTGFGIQLQGGVFATETLSAPPVIRFIEPDSSAERCGLLQVGDRLLSINGIPTEDGTLEEAHQLLRDSALSNKVTVEIEFDIAESVVPSSGTFHVKLPKRRGVELGITISASKKPGKPLIISDIRKGSIAHRTGTLEPGDRLLAIDNVRLENCTMEDAMHVLQQAEDMVKLRIQKDEDNIDELEMSGSIIYTVELKRYNGPLGITISGTEEPFDPIVISGLTKKGLAERTGAIHIGDRVLAINGVSLKGKPLSEAIHLLQMAGESVTLKIKKQADQSDGHPPPEREAGFLSDTEDDLTDFQKPSKHSDVYSATVPSIDSAMSSWDSSGFDAGYGSQGTYLHKASDILLNPNEWRRTKHRSQTSSSSAGLVHHPTLYDGRFTEDEWDKIPGFVSPPRCHGTLNQEDSFWSQALQDLETCGQSEILRELEASMTGSALSLYLEETKTNEDSMFQSEISPIKKEEPKKETNLNMSTGAKDVPSQGKGDPSDILSPTTLALHKVTIRKDLESHDFGFSVSDGLLEKGVYVNMIRPDGPADQAGLKPFDRILQVNCVRTRDLDCCLTVPLIIEAGDGLDLVISRNPLAAVDTGLPDDSDDQSNSLFCFLERRTNSVAL, encoded by the exons ATGCTGTGTGGTCTGAGGAGAGACACCAAGAACAGCATTG AGGAGTACCGAGGAGTGACCACGGTAGACCTGATGAAAAGGGAAGGCAGCAGCCTCGGCCTCACCATCTCCGGAGGCTCTGATAAGGACGGCAAGCCCAGAGTGTCAAACCTACGGCCAGGTGGGCTAGCTGCCAG GAGCGACCAGCTGAATGTAGGAGACTACATCAAGTCAGTGAACGGCATCAACCTGTCAAAGCTTCGCCACGATGAGATTATCAGCCTGCTGAAGAATATCGGGGAGCGAGTAGTGCTGGAGGTGGAGTACGAGCTGCCTCCATATG tcCAGAATCCCTCAGGAGTCATAACCAAAACCATAGAGGTGTGTTTACACAAAGAGGGAAACAGCTTTGGGTTTGTCATGAGAG gaggcTTCCACGAGGACTGGCGCAGGTCTCGTCCTCTGGTGGTCACATGTGTGAGGCCTGGAGGTCCGGCTGACAG agaGGGCACTTTGAAGGCTGGAGACCGAGTATTGAGCATAGATGGGATGCCTTTAAACAGAGAGAAGCACGCTGACGCCTTGACCATGCTGATGCAGAGCGGCCAGGAATCCCTGTTTCTGATTGAGTATGACGTCTCTGTTATGG AGGCAGTGCAGCAAGCCTCAGGCCCTCTGCTGGTGGAGATAGTGAAAAGTCATTCTTCCAGTCTGGGGATCAGCCTCACCACAACAATATACAGGAGCAaacaagttattattattgacaaGATAAAGGCTGCCAGTGTGGTGGAAAG GTGTGGAGCGCTGCATGTAGGTGACATCCTTCTGTCTATAGACGGGACCAGCACGGAGCACTGCTCACTGATGGAGGCCACGCAGCTACTGGCCAGCACTTCTGATGTCGTAAAACTGGAGATTCTCCCAGCAAGTCAGAGCAGACTTCCTGTCAGGCCGCAAGACACAG TAAAAGTGCAGAAGAGCAACCATCATCACTGGGACCAAAGCAGCAACTACTGCCATCCCCCACATGCCAGCCACTGCAAGACATGGAGCAGCCCAAGCCACCCACACAACCAGCAGGACCACTGCAAAT CTCTGGTGAGTGGTGGCTTCTCCCCTTCTTCCACAGCCACCTCAGGCTTCAGCAGCCAAGGTAGCAACACACTGCCCTGCCCCATCCCTCAGATTGTGCCCACCAGCCCCCGCAGCTCGACTGGcaagaggaggaacaggaagaaGGACCACAAGAGCTCAT TATCTCTGGCATCCAGTTCTGTCGGCCCAGGGGGGCAGGTTTTTCATGTGGAAACGAGCGAAGTCGTCCTGAGGGGGGATCCGCTCACAGGTTTTGGGATCCAGCTTCAGGGAGGTGTCTTTGCTACAGAGACCCTGTCCGCTCCCCCAGTCATCCGCTTTATTGAGCCCGACAGCTCAGCTGAGAG gtgtGGGCTGCTGCAGGTTGGGGACAGACTTTTGTCCATTAACGGGATCCCGACTGAAGATGGCACTTTGGAGGAAGCTCATCAGCTGCTCCGAGACTCTGCTCTATCCAATAAGGTCACCGTGGAGATTGAATTTGATATTGCAG aGTCCGTGGTTCCCAGCAGTGGCACCTTCCACGTCAAACTaccaaagaggagaggagtggagctGGGCATCACCATCAGTG CAAGTAAGAAACCTGGCAAACCCCTCATCATCTCTGACATCAGGAAAGGAAGTATAGCACACAG AACAGGCACTCTGGAGCCTGGAGACAGGCTGCTGGCCATTGACAACGTGCGTCTGGAGAACTGCACCATGGAGGACGCTATGCATGTCCTGCAGCAGGCAGAGGACATGGTCAAACTCCGCATCCAGAAAGATGAGGACAACATTG ATGAGTTGGAGATGTCAGGCTCTATAATCTACACAGTTGAGCTGAAGAGATATAACGGACCACTGGGCATCACGATTTCTGGCACAGAGGAGCCCTTTGACCCCATCGTCATTTCTGGCCTCACCAAGAAAGGCCTggcagagag GACTGGGGCCATCCATATAGGGGACAGAGTCTTGGCTATCAATGGGGTCAGTCTGAAAGGAAAGCCACTGAGTGAGGCCATCCATCTCCTGCAGATGGCCGGGGAGTCTGTCACCCTAAAGATCAAAAAGCAAGCTGACc aATCCGATGGCCATCCGCCTCCGGAGAGAGAAGCTGGCTTTTTAAGTGACACAGAGGATGATCTGACAGACTTCCAGAAGCCCAGTAAACACTCAGATGTCTACTCTGCCACTGTGCCCAGTATAGACTCTGCAATGAGCTCCTGGGATAGCTCAGGGTTTGATGCAGGCTACGGTAGCCAAG ggaCATATCTTCACAAAGCGTCTGATATATTACTCAACCCGAATGAGTGGAGACGTACAAAGCACAGGAGCCAAACCAGTTCAAGCTCTGCAGGCCTAGTGCACCACCCAACACTGTATGATGGGAGGTTCACTGAGGATGAGTGGGACAAGATACCCGG ATTCGTCAGCCCCCCTCGTTGCCATGGCACCCTGAACCAGGAAGACAGCTTCTGGTCCCAGGCTCTGCAGGACCTCGAGACCTGCGGCCAGTCGGAGATTCTCAGGGAGCTGGAG GCATCCATGACAGGTAGCGCTCTTAGTCTGTACCTAGAGGAGACAAAGACGAACGAAGACTCAATGTTTCAGTCTGAAATCAGTCCCATTAAGAAAGAGGAGCCTAAGAAAGAAACTAACCTGAACATGTCGACCGGAGCCAAGGACGTACCATCGCAGGGCAAAGGGGACCCCTCTGATATTTTGTCCCCTACCACCCTGGCACTGCACAAG GTGACTATAAGGAAAGACCTTGAGAGCCATGACTTTGGTTTCAGTGTATCTGACGGTCTCCTGGAAAAAGGTGTTTATGTCAACATGATCCGCCCTGATGGCCCTGCTGACCAGGCAGGATTAAAACCGTTTGACCGCATTCTTCAG GTGAACTGTGTCCGGACCAGGGACTTGGACTGTTGTTTAACTGTGCCCCTAATTATTGAAGCAGGAGATGGCCTGGACTTGGTCATTAGCAGGAATCCTCTGGCAGCAGTAGACACCGGGCTGCCCGATGACTCTGACGACCAATCAAACTCGCTGTTCTGCTTCCTGGAGCGAAGGACCAACAGTGTTGCCCTGTGA
- the LOC104935848 gene encoding glutamate receptor-interacting protein 2 isoform X9, whose amino-acid sequence MLCGLRRDTKNSIAEEYRGVTTVDLMKREGSSLGLTISGGSDKDGKPRVSNLRPGGLAARSDQLNVGDYIKSVNGINLSKLRHDEIISLLKNIGERVVLEVEYELPPYVQNPSGVITKTIEVCLHKEGNSFGFVMRGGFHEDWRRSRPLVVTCVRPGGPADREGTLKAGDRVLSIDGMPLNREKHADALTMLMQSGQESLFLIEYDVSVMEAVQQASGPLLVEIVKSHSSSLGISLTTTIYRSKQVIIIDKIKAASVVERCGALHVGDILLSIDGTSTEHCSLMEATQLLASTSDVVKLEILPASQSRLPVRPQDTVKVQKSNHHHWDQSSNYCHPPHASHCKTWSSPSHPHNQQDHCKSLVSGGFSPSSTATSGFSSQGSNTLPCPIPQIVPTSPRSSTGKRRNRKKDHKSSLSLASSSVGPGGQVFHVETSEVVLRGDPLTGFGIQLQGGVFATETLSAPPVIRFIEPDSSAERCGLLQVGDRLLSINGIPTEDGTLEEAHQLLRDSALSNKVTVEIEFDIAESVVPSSGTFHVKLPKRRGVELGITISASKKPGKPLIISDIRKGSIAHRTGTLEPGDRLLAIDNVRLENCTMEDAMHVLQQAEDMVKLRIQKDEDNIDELEMSGSIIYTVELKRYNGPLGITISGTEEPFDPIVISGLTKKGLAERTGAIHIGDRVLAINGVSLKGKPLSEAIHLLQMAGESVTLKIKKQADQSDGHPPPEREAGFLSDTEDDLTDFQKPSKHSDVYSATVPSIDSAMSSWDSSGFDAGYGSQGTYLHKASDILLNPNEWRRTKHRSQTSSSSAGLVHHPTLYDGRFTEDEWDKIPGFVSPPRCHGTLNQEDSFWSQALQDLETCGQSEILRELEASMTGSALSLYLEETKTNEDSMFQSEISPIKKEEPKKETNLNMSTGAKDVPSQGKGDPSDILSPTTLALHKVTIRKDLESHDFGFSVSDGLLEKGVYVNMIRPDGPADQAGLKPFDRILQVNCVRTRDLDCCLTVPLIIEAGDGLDLVISRNPLAAVDTGLPDDSDDQSNSLFCFLERRTNSVAL is encoded by the exons ATGCTGTGTGGTCTGAGGAGAGACACCAAGAACAGCATTG CAGAGGAGTACCGAGGAGTGACCACGGTAGACCTGATGAAAAGGGAAGGCAGCAGCCTCGGCCTCACCATCTCCGGAGGCTCTGATAAGGACGGCAAGCCCAGAGTGTCAAACCTACGGCCAGGTGGGCTAGCTGCCAG GAGCGACCAGCTGAATGTAGGAGACTACATCAAGTCAGTGAACGGCATCAACCTGTCAAAGCTTCGCCACGATGAGATTATCAGCCTGCTGAAGAATATCGGGGAGCGAGTAGTGCTGGAGGTGGAGTACGAGCTGCCTCCATATG tcCAGAATCCCTCAGGAGTCATAACCAAAACCATAGAGGTGTGTTTACACAAAGAGGGAAACAGCTTTGGGTTTGTCATGAGAG gaggcTTCCACGAGGACTGGCGCAGGTCTCGTCCTCTGGTGGTCACATGTGTGAGGCCTGGAGGTCCGGCTGACAG agaGGGCACTTTGAAGGCTGGAGACCGAGTATTGAGCATAGATGGGATGCCTTTAAACAGAGAGAAGCACGCTGACGCCTTGACCATGCTGATGCAGAGCGGCCAGGAATCCCTGTTTCTGATTGAGTATGACGTCTCTGTTATGG AGGCAGTGCAGCAAGCCTCAGGCCCTCTGCTGGTGGAGATAGTGAAAAGTCATTCTTCCAGTCTGGGGATCAGCCTCACCACAACAATATACAGGAGCAaacaagttattattattgacaaGATAAAGGCTGCCAGTGTGGTGGAAAG GTGTGGAGCGCTGCATGTAGGTGACATCCTTCTGTCTATAGACGGGACCAGCACGGAGCACTGCTCACTGATGGAGGCCACGCAGCTACTGGCCAGCACTTCTGATGTCGTAAAACTGGAGATTCTCCCAGCAAGTCAGAGCAGACTTCCTGTCAGGCCGCAAGACACAG TAAAAGTGCAGAAGAGCAACCATCATCACTGGGACCAAAGCAGCAACTACTGCCATCCCCCACATGCCAGCCACTGCAAGACATGGAGCAGCCCAAGCCACCCACACAACCAGCAGGACCACTGCAAAT CTCTGGTGAGTGGTGGCTTCTCCCCTTCTTCCACAGCCACCTCAGGCTTCAGCAGCCAAGGTAGCAACACACTGCCCTGCCCCATCCCTCAGATTGTGCCCACCAGCCCCCGCAGCTCGACTGGcaagaggaggaacaggaagaaGGACCACAAGAGCTCAT TATCTCTGGCATCCAGTTCTGTCGGCCCAGGGGGGCAGGTTTTTCATGTGGAAACGAGCGAAGTCGTCCTGAGGGGGGATCCGCTCACAGGTTTTGGGATCCAGCTTCAGGGAGGTGTCTTTGCTACAGAGACCCTGTCCGCTCCCCCAGTCATCCGCTTTATTGAGCCCGACAGCTCAGCTGAGAG gtgtGGGCTGCTGCAGGTTGGGGACAGACTTTTGTCCATTAACGGGATCCCGACTGAAGATGGCACTTTGGAGGAAGCTCATCAGCTGCTCCGAGACTCTGCTCTATCCAATAAGGTCACCGTGGAGATTGAATTTGATATTGCAG aGTCCGTGGTTCCCAGCAGTGGCACCTTCCACGTCAAACTaccaaagaggagaggagtggagctGGGCATCACCATCAGTG CAAGTAAGAAACCTGGCAAACCCCTCATCATCTCTGACATCAGGAAAGGAAGTATAGCACACAG AACAGGCACTCTGGAGCCTGGAGACAGGCTGCTGGCCATTGACAACGTGCGTCTGGAGAACTGCACCATGGAGGACGCTATGCATGTCCTGCAGCAGGCAGAGGACATGGTCAAACTCCGCATCCAGAAAGATGAGGACAACATTG ATGAGTTGGAGATGTCAGGCTCTATAATCTACACAGTTGAGCTGAAGAGATATAACGGACCACTGGGCATCACGATTTCTGGCACAGAGGAGCCCTTTGACCCCATCGTCATTTCTGGCCTCACCAAGAAAGGCCTggcagagag GACTGGGGCCATCCATATAGGGGACAGAGTCTTGGCTATCAATGGGGTCAGTCTGAAAGGAAAGCCACTGAGTGAGGCCATCCATCTCCTGCAGATGGCCGGGGAGTCTGTCACCCTAAAGATCAAAAAGCAAGCTGACc aATCCGATGGCCATCCGCCTCCGGAGAGAGAAGCTGGCTTTTTAAGTGACACAGAGGATGATCTGACAGACTTCCAGAAGCCCAGTAAACACTCAGATGTCTACTCTGCCACTGTGCCCAGTATAGACTCTGCAATGAGCTCCTGGGATAGCTCAGGGTTTGATGCAGGCTACGGTAGCCAAG ggaCATATCTTCACAAAGCGTCTGATATATTACTCAACCCGAATGAGTGGAGACGTACAAAGCACAGGAGCCAAACCAGTTCAAGCTCTGCAGGCCTAGTGCACCACCCAACACTGTATGATGGGAGGTTCACTGAGGATGAGTGGGACAAGATACCCGG ATTCGTCAGCCCCCCTCGTTGCCATGGCACCCTGAACCAGGAAGACAGCTTCTGGTCCCAGGCTCTGCAGGACCTCGAGACCTGCGGCCAGTCGGAGATTCTCAGGGAGCTGGAG GCATCCATGACAGGTAGCGCTCTTAGTCTGTACCTAGAGGAGACAAAGACGAACGAAGACTCAATGTTTCAGTCTGAAATCAGTCCCATTAAGAAAGAGGAGCCTAAGAAAGAAACTAACCTGAACATGTCGACCGGAGCCAAGGACGTACCATCGCAGGGCAAAGGGGACCCCTCTGATATTTTGTCCCCTACCACCCTGGCACTGCACAAG GTGACTATAAGGAAAGACCTTGAGAGCCATGACTTTGGTTTCAGTGTATCTGACGGTCTCCTGGAAAAAGGTGTTTATGTCAACATGATCCGCCCTGATGGCCCTGCTGACCAGGCAGGATTAAAACCGTTTGACCGCATTCTTCAG GTGAACTGTGTCCGGACCAGGGACTTGGACTGTTGTTTAACTGTGCCCCTAATTATTGAAGCAGGAGATGGCCTGGACTTGGTCATTAGCAGGAATCCTCTGGCAGCAGTAGACACCGGGCTGCCCGATGACTCTGACGACCAATCAAACTCGCTGTTCTGCTTCCTGGAGCGAAGGACCAACAGTGTTGCCCTGTGA
- the LOC104935848 gene encoding glutamate receptor-interacting protein 2 isoform X3 has translation MNMSARVVFGKGRLTPKQLSFAFPQTDSLRKGSRSAGGKRRMFSFSIRCRLGIIRGRTKDEGPYSKGSKESGATDQSHSSQRRSFSAEEYRGVTTVDLMKREGSSLGLTISGGSDKDGKPRVSNLRPGGLAARSDQLNVGDYIKSVNGINLSKLRHDEIISLLKNIGERVVLEVEYELPPYVQNPSGVITKTIEVCLHKEGNSFGFVMRGGFHEDWRRSRPLVVTCVRPGGPADREGTLKAGDRVLSIDGMPLNREKHADALTMLMQSGQESLFLIEYDVSVMEAVQQASGPLLVEIVKSHSSSLGISLTTTIYRSKQVIIIDKIKAASVVERCGALHVGDILLSIDGTSTEHCSLMEATQLLASTSDVVKLEILPASQSRLPVRPQDTVKVQKSNHHHWDQSSNYCHPPHASHCKTWSSPSHPHNQQDHCKSTSGFSSQGSNTLPCPIPQIVPTSPRSSTGKRRNRKKDHKSSLSLASSSVGPGGQVFHVETSEVVLRGDPLTGFGIQLQGGVFATETLSAPPVIRFIEPDSSAERCGLLQVGDRLLSINGIPTEDGTLEEAHQLLRDSALSNKVTVEIEFDIAESVVPSSGTFHVKLPKRRGVELGITISASKKPGKPLIISDIRKGSIAHRTGTLEPGDRLLAIDNVRLENCTMEDAMHVLQQAEDMVKLRIQKDEDNIDELEMSGSIIYTVELKRYNGPLGITISGTEEPFDPIVISGLTKKGLAERTGAIHIGDRVLAINGVSLKGKPLSEAIHLLQMAGESVTLKIKKQADQSDGHPPPEREAGFLSDTEDDLTDFQKPSKHSDVYSATVPSIDSAMSSWDSSGFDAGYGSQGTYLHKASDILLNPNEWRRTKHRSQTSSSSAGLVHHPTLYDGRFTEDEWDKIPGFVSPPRCHGTLNQEDSFWSQALQDLETCGQSEILRELEASMTGSALSLYLEETKTNEDSMFQSEISPIKKEEPKKETNLNMSTGAKDVPSQGKGDPSDILSPTTLALHKVTIRKDLESHDFGFSVSDGLLEKGVYVNMIRPDGPADQAGLKPFDRILQVNCVRTRDLDCCLTVPLIIEAGDGLDLVISRNPLAAVDTGLPDDSDDQSNSLFCFLERRTNSVAL, from the exons atgaacatgtcaGCAAGGGTAGTGTTTGGAAAGGGGCGCCTCACCCCCAAACAGCTTTCCTTCGCCTTCCCTCAGACAGATTCCCTGAGGAAAGGCAGTCGGTCggcaggaggaaagagaaggatgTTCTCCTTTTCCATTAGATGTCGACTGGGCATCATCAGAGGGAGAACCAAAG ATGAAGGACCATACTCAAAGGGGAGCAAGGAGTCCGGGGcaactgaccaatcacattCATCCCAGAGACGCAGCTTCTCAG CAGAGGAGTACCGAGGAGTGACCACGGTAGACCTGATGAAAAGGGAAGGCAGCAGCCTCGGCCTCACCATCTCCGGAGGCTCTGATAAGGACGGCAAGCCCAGAGTGTCAAACCTACGGCCAGGTGGGCTAGCTGCCAG GAGCGACCAGCTGAATGTAGGAGACTACATCAAGTCAGTGAACGGCATCAACCTGTCAAAGCTTCGCCACGATGAGATTATCAGCCTGCTGAAGAATATCGGGGAGCGAGTAGTGCTGGAGGTGGAGTACGAGCTGCCTCCATATG tcCAGAATCCCTCAGGAGTCATAACCAAAACCATAGAGGTGTGTTTACACAAAGAGGGAAACAGCTTTGGGTTTGTCATGAGAG gaggcTTCCACGAGGACTGGCGCAGGTCTCGTCCTCTGGTGGTCACATGTGTGAGGCCTGGAGGTCCGGCTGACAG agaGGGCACTTTGAAGGCTGGAGACCGAGTATTGAGCATAGATGGGATGCCTTTAAACAGAGAGAAGCACGCTGACGCCTTGACCATGCTGATGCAGAGCGGCCAGGAATCCCTGTTTCTGATTGAGTATGACGTCTCTGTTATGG AGGCAGTGCAGCAAGCCTCAGGCCCTCTGCTGGTGGAGATAGTGAAAAGTCATTCTTCCAGTCTGGGGATCAGCCTCACCACAACAATATACAGGAGCAaacaagttattattattgacaaGATAAAGGCTGCCAGTGTGGTGGAAAG GTGTGGAGCGCTGCATGTAGGTGACATCCTTCTGTCTATAGACGGGACCAGCACGGAGCACTGCTCACTGATGGAGGCCACGCAGCTACTGGCCAGCACTTCTGATGTCGTAAAACTGGAGATTCTCCCAGCAAGTCAGAGCAGACTTCCTGTCAGGCCGCAAGACACAG TAAAAGTGCAGAAGAGCAACCATCATCACTGGGACCAAAGCAGCAACTACTGCCATCCCCCACATGCCAGCCACTGCAAGACATGGAGCAGCCCAAGCCACCCACACAACCAGCAGGACCACTGCAAAT CCACCTCAGGCTTCAGCAGCCAAGGTAGCAACACACTGCCCTGCCCCATCCCTCAGATTGTGCCCACCAGCCCCCGCAGCTCGACTGGcaagaggaggaacaggaagaaGGACCACAAGAGCTCAT TATCTCTGGCATCCAGTTCTGTCGGCCCAGGGGGGCAGGTTTTTCATGTGGAAACGAGCGAAGTCGTCCTGAGGGGGGATCCGCTCACAGGTTTTGGGATCCAGCTTCAGGGAGGTGTCTTTGCTACAGAGACCCTGTCCGCTCCCCCAGTCATCCGCTTTATTGAGCCCGACAGCTCAGCTGAGAG gtgtGGGCTGCTGCAGGTTGGGGACAGACTTTTGTCCATTAACGGGATCCCGACTGAAGATGGCACTTTGGAGGAAGCTCATCAGCTGCTCCGAGACTCTGCTCTATCCAATAAGGTCACCGTGGAGATTGAATTTGATATTGCAG aGTCCGTGGTTCCCAGCAGTGGCACCTTCCACGTCAAACTaccaaagaggagaggagtggagctGGGCATCACCATCAGTG CAAGTAAGAAACCTGGCAAACCCCTCATCATCTCTGACATCAGGAAAGGAAGTATAGCACACAG AACAGGCACTCTGGAGCCTGGAGACAGGCTGCTGGCCATTGACAACGTGCGTCTGGAGAACTGCACCATGGAGGACGCTATGCATGTCCTGCAGCAGGCAGAGGACATGGTCAAACTCCGCATCCAGAAAGATGAGGACAACATTG ATGAGTTGGAGATGTCAGGCTCTATAATCTACACAGTTGAGCTGAAGAGATATAACGGACCACTGGGCATCACGATTTCTGGCACAGAGGAGCCCTTTGACCCCATCGTCATTTCTGGCCTCACCAAGAAAGGCCTggcagagag GACTGGGGCCATCCATATAGGGGACAGAGTCTTGGCTATCAATGGGGTCAGTCTGAAAGGAAAGCCACTGAGTGAGGCCATCCATCTCCTGCAGATGGCCGGGGAGTCTGTCACCCTAAAGATCAAAAAGCAAGCTGACc aATCCGATGGCCATCCGCCTCCGGAGAGAGAAGCTGGCTTTTTAAGTGACACAGAGGATGATCTGACAGACTTCCAGAAGCCCAGTAAACACTCAGATGTCTACTCTGCCACTGTGCCCAGTATAGACTCTGCAATGAGCTCCTGGGATAGCTCAGGGTTTGATGCAGGCTACGGTAGCCAAG ggaCATATCTTCACAAAGCGTCTGATATATTACTCAACCCGAATGAGTGGAGACGTACAAAGCACAGGAGCCAAACCAGTTCAAGCTCTGCAGGCCTAGTGCACCACCCAACACTGTATGATGGGAGGTTCACTGAGGATGAGTGGGACAAGATACCCGG ATTCGTCAGCCCCCCTCGTTGCCATGGCACCCTGAACCAGGAAGACAGCTTCTGGTCCCAGGCTCTGCAGGACCTCGAGACCTGCGGCCAGTCGGAGATTCTCAGGGAGCTGGAG GCATCCATGACAGGTAGCGCTCTTAGTCTGTACCTAGAGGAGACAAAGACGAACGAAGACTCAATGTTTCAGTCTGAAATCAGTCCCATTAAGAAAGAGGAGCCTAAGAAAGAAACTAACCTGAACATGTCGACCGGAGCCAAGGACGTACCATCGCAGGGCAAAGGGGACCCCTCTGATATTTTGTCCCCTACCACCCTGGCACTGCACAAG GTGACTATAAGGAAAGACCTTGAGAGCCATGACTTTGGTTTCAGTGTATCTGACGGTCTCCTGGAAAAAGGTGTTTATGTCAACATGATCCGCCCTGATGGCCCTGCTGACCAGGCAGGATTAAAACCGTTTGACCGCATTCTTCAG GTGAACTGTGTCCGGACCAGGGACTTGGACTGTTGTTTAACTGTGCCCCTAATTATTGAAGCAGGAGATGGCCTGGACTTGGTCATTAGCAGGAATCCTCTGGCAGCAGTAGACACCGGGCTGCCCGATGACTCTGACGACCAATCAAACTCGCTGTTCTGCTTCCTGGAGCGAAGGACCAACAGTGTTGCCCTGTGA